A part of Chanodichthys erythropterus isolate Z2021 chromosome 4, ASM2448905v1, whole genome shotgun sequence genomic DNA contains:
- the tmem151ba gene encoding transmembrane protein 151B, producing MSPAAPVTDSSAADVLHEQTDTPREVQRPSKQSLSKSLCRDSHWKCLLLSLLMYCCVIAMTWCQVTKVTRLSFDSAFKGKSMMYHDSPCSNGYIYIPVAFLVMLYVVYLVECWHCYSRNELQSKVDLESIAERVRRMQQATPCIWWKAISYHYVRRTRQVTRYRNGDAYTTTQVYHERVNTHVAEAEFDYGNCGVKDISKHLTGLESFPVTKLRFTKCFSFANVESENSYLTQRARFFTENEGLDDYMEAREGMHLKNVEFKEYMLAYADPDRLPWYASQCSFWLAAVLTLSWPLRVLTEYRTAYLHYHVEKLFGFDYVAVTPIDERPFCRHIPRVNTIDSTELEWHIRSNQQLVPSYSEAVLMDLAQQSSCNTFSPRGIGAAGGNGFGGYRQNCERCHRSISSSSIFSRSALSICNSSSPRLPFSSSRFSLGRLYGSRRSCLWRSHSSSLNDPSCPTESTRCLAGQSANEESPPSPPAYQDALYFPVLIIHRNEGCLGHDRHSLHRNGSCVETSL from the coding sequence CAACGACCCTCGAAGCAGTCCCTGAGCAAGTCTCTGTGTCGCGACTCGCACTGGAAATGCCTCCTTCTGTCACTGCTAATGTACTGCTGCGTGATCGCAATGACCTGGTGCCAGGTCACGAAGGTCACGCGCCTCTCCTTCGACAGCGCCTTCAAGGGCAAGTCTATGATGTACCACGACAGTCCCTGTTCCAACGGCTACATCTACATCCCAGTGGCCTTTCTCGTCATGCTCTACGTGGTTTACCTAGTGGAGTGTTGGCATTGTTACTCGCGCAATGAACTTCAATCTAAAGTAGACCTGGAGAGCATCGCAGAGCGCGTGCGTCGCATGCAGCAAGCCACGCCGTGCATCTGGTGGAAGGCCATTAGTTATCACTACGTACGTCGGACGAGGCAAGTGACTCGCTACCGAAACGGTGATGCCTACACGACCACGCAGGTTTACCACGAGCGCGTGAACACGCATGTCGCGGAGGCCGAGTTTGATTACGGGAACTGCGGGGTGAAGGACATTTCCAAGCATCTAACAGGTCTGGAGAGCTTTCCAGTGACCAAGCTGCGCTTCACAAAGTGCTTTAGTTTCGCTAATGTCGAGTCCGAGAACTCCTATCTGACGCAAAGAGCGCGGTTCTTCACCGAGAACGAAGGTCTGGACGATTATATGGAAGCGCGTGAAGGAATGCATCTCAAAAACGTCGAATTTAAGGAATACATGCTTGCGTATGCAGATCCGGATCGCTTGCCTTGGTATGCGTCGCAGTGTAGCTTCTGGTTGGCGGCGGTGCTGACTTTATCGTGGCCGTTGCGGGTCCTGACGGAGTATCGCACGGCGTACCTTCATTATCATGTGGAGAAGCTTTTTGGGTTCGACTATGTCGCGGTTACGCCGATAGACGAGAGGCCGTTTTGCCGCCACATCCCGCGGGTAAACACCATCGACAGCACAGAGCTTGAGTGGCACATTCGCTCAAACCAACAGCTTGTTCCCAGTTACTCCGAGGCCGTGCTAATGGATCTGGCACAGCAGTCCAGCTGCAACACGTTCTCGCCTCGTGGGATCGGCGCGGCTGGCGGAAACGGCTTCGGCGGATACCGGCAGAACTGCGAACGCTGCCACCGCTCCATCAGCAGCTCGTCGATTTTCTCGCGAAGCGcgctgagcatctgcaacagCAGCAGCCCGCGTTTGCCCTTCAGCAGCAGCCGATTCTCGCTGGGCCGTCTGTACGGCTCACGACGCAGCTGTCTTTGGCGAAGTCACAGTAGTAGCCTAAACGATCCCAGTTGCCCGACGGAAAGCACTCGATGTCTGGCCGGACAGTCCGCCAATGAGGAGAGCCCACCTTCTCCACCAGCCTATCAGGACGCGCTGTATTTTCCCGTACTTATTATA